From one Alosa alosa isolate M-15738 ecotype Scorff River chromosome 5, AALO_Geno_1.1, whole genome shotgun sequence genomic stretch:
- the cdc14b gene encoding dual specificity protein phosphatase CDC14B isoform X5, which yields MKRKCERKRESGKRVCASKREEAEPTSDIYIGITDQLYFAILQQKVKSTPERHCFCIDDELSYENFYADFGPLNLAMFYRFSCKLNKKLKSFTLARKKIIFYSCGDKRKQANAAYLIGSYAVLHLEKTPEEAYSLLMSRNATYMSFRDASFGTCMYNLNILDCLRAVHKALRFGWLDFSNFDVEEYEHYERAENGDFNWIIPGKFLAFSGPHPKSKIENGYPLHAPEAYFPYFRKHNITTVIRLNKKMYDAKRFTDMGFEHHDLFFVDGSTPTDTIVSKFLHICENAKGAIAVHCKAGLGRTGTLIGCYLMKHFRLTAAEAIAWIRICRPGSVIGPQQNFVEEKQNGLWVEGDLFREKLSEQENGSNKMATVTGILSGVDDISINDCNKGRPSRKAGSKLYNDEDESTAITQGDKLRALKSRRQARASTGSLSLILQSSAQTAKPQKDVRKRSRTSLGGSNTVGSHSIAKARAPLLR from the exons ATGAAACGCAAATGTGAAAGAAAGCGAGAGTCGGGGAAAAGAGTCTGTGCATCAAAGAGAGAAGAGGCGGAGCCGACCTCAGACATTTATATCGGCATAACAG ATCAACTCTATTTCGCTATTCTCCAGCAGAAAGTCAAAAGCACCCCCGAGAGGCACTGCTTTTGCATTGATGATGAGCTGTCTTATGAGAA CTTCTATGCAGACTTTGGCCCTCTGAACTTGGCTATGTTTTATCGCTTCTCCTGCAAGCTGAACAAAAAACTGAAG TCCTTCACACTTGCAAGGAAAAAGATAATTTTTTACTCCTGTGGAGACAAAAGGAAACAAGCCAATGCTGCCTATTTGATTGGCTCCTATGCA GTATTGCATCTTGAGAAAACACCTGAGGAGGCCTATAGCCTGTTGATGTCAAGAAATGCTACATATATGTCCTTCAG AGATGCCTCCTTTGGAACCTGCATGTACAATCTGAATATTCTTGACTGCCTACGAGCTGTACACAAG GCACTGCGGTTTGGATGGCTCGACTTCTCCAATTTTGATGTAGAGGAGTATGAACACTATGAG AGAGCAGAGAATGGGGACTTCAACTGGATTATTCCTGGGAAGTTTTTGGCTTTCAGTGGGCCCCATCCAAAGAGTAAAATTGAGAATG GCTATCCTCTACATGCACCTGAGGCCTACTTCCCATacttcaggaaacacaatatcACCACTGTAATCCGGCTCAACAAGAAGATGTATGATGCCAAGCGCTTCACCGATATGGGCTTTGAGCATCATGACCTGTTCTTTGTGGACGGCAGCACACCAACTGACACCATTGTAAGCAAGTTCCTACACATCTGCGAGAATGCGAAGGGAGCTATAGCTGTTCACTGTAAAG CGGGCCTTGGCCGGACAGGGACCCTGATTGGTTGCTACCTGATGAAGCACTTCAGACTGACAGCTGCTGAAGCCATTGCATGGATCCGGATCTGCAGGCCTGGCTCAGTCATTGGACCACAGCAGAATTTTGTGGAAGA GAAGCAAAATGGCTTGTGGGTAGAAGGCGACCTCTTCCGTGAGAAGCTGAGTGAGCAGGAGAATGGCTCAAATAAGATGGCTACCGTCACAGGAATCCTGTCTGGTGTGGACGACATCTCCATCAATGACTGCAACAAGGGCAGGCCGAGCAGGAAAGCAGGCTCAAAGCTG TAcaatgatgaggatgagagcaCTGCCATCACTCAAGGGGACAAGCTTCGTGCACTGAAGAGCAGGCGACAGGCCAGAGCATCCACTGGCTCCTTATC GTTAATTCTCCAGTCCAGTGCACAAACGGCAAAGCCCCAGAAGGACGTTAGGAAGAGAAGCAGGACATCCCTTGGAGGATCGAACACAGTTGGGAG TCACTCCATAGCCAAAGCTAGAGCACCTCTTCTGCGATGA
- the cdc14b gene encoding dual specificity protein phosphatase CDC14B isoform X6, translating into MKRKCERKRESGKRVCASKREEAEPTSDIYIGITDQLYFAILQQKVKSTPERHCFCIDDELSYENFYADFGPLNLAMFYRFSCKLNKKLKSFTLARKKIIFYSCGDKRKQANAAYLIGSYAVLHLEKTPEEAYSLLMSRNATYMSFRDASFGTCMYNLNILDCLRAVHKALRFGWLDFSNFDVEEYEHYERAENGDFNWIIPGKFLAFSGPHPKSKIENGYPLHAPEAYFPYFRKHNITTVIRLNKKMYDAKRFTDMGFEHHDLFFVDGSTPTDTIVSKFLHICENAKGAIAVHCKAGLGRTGTLIGCYLMKHFRLTAAEAIAWIRICRPGSVIGPQQNFVEEKQNGLWVEGDLFREKLSEQENGSNKMATVTGILSGVDDISINDCNKGRPSRKAGSKLYNDEDESTAITQGDKLRALKSRRQARASTGSLSHSIAKARAPLLR; encoded by the exons ATGAAACGCAAATGTGAAAGAAAGCGAGAGTCGGGGAAAAGAGTCTGTGCATCAAAGAGAGAAGAGGCGGAGCCGACCTCAGACATTTATATCGGCATAACAG ATCAACTCTATTTCGCTATTCTCCAGCAGAAAGTCAAAAGCACCCCCGAGAGGCACTGCTTTTGCATTGATGATGAGCTGTCTTATGAGAA CTTCTATGCAGACTTTGGCCCTCTGAACTTGGCTATGTTTTATCGCTTCTCCTGCAAGCTGAACAAAAAACTGAAG TCCTTCACACTTGCAAGGAAAAAGATAATTTTTTACTCCTGTGGAGACAAAAGGAAACAAGCCAATGCTGCCTATTTGATTGGCTCCTATGCA GTATTGCATCTTGAGAAAACACCTGAGGAGGCCTATAGCCTGTTGATGTCAAGAAATGCTACATATATGTCCTTCAG AGATGCCTCCTTTGGAACCTGCATGTACAATCTGAATATTCTTGACTGCCTACGAGCTGTACACAAG GCACTGCGGTTTGGATGGCTCGACTTCTCCAATTTTGATGTAGAGGAGTATGAACACTATGAG AGAGCAGAGAATGGGGACTTCAACTGGATTATTCCTGGGAAGTTTTTGGCTTTCAGTGGGCCCCATCCAAAGAGTAAAATTGAGAATG GCTATCCTCTACATGCACCTGAGGCCTACTTCCCATacttcaggaaacacaatatcACCACTGTAATCCGGCTCAACAAGAAGATGTATGATGCCAAGCGCTTCACCGATATGGGCTTTGAGCATCATGACCTGTTCTTTGTGGACGGCAGCACACCAACTGACACCATTGTAAGCAAGTTCCTACACATCTGCGAGAATGCGAAGGGAGCTATAGCTGTTCACTGTAAAG CGGGCCTTGGCCGGACAGGGACCCTGATTGGTTGCTACCTGATGAAGCACTTCAGACTGACAGCTGCTGAAGCCATTGCATGGATCCGGATCTGCAGGCCTGGCTCAGTCATTGGACCACAGCAGAATTTTGTGGAAGA GAAGCAAAATGGCTTGTGGGTAGAAGGCGACCTCTTCCGTGAGAAGCTGAGTGAGCAGGAGAATGGCTCAAATAAGATGGCTACCGTCACAGGAATCCTGTCTGGTGTGGACGACATCTCCATCAATGACTGCAACAAGGGCAGGCCGAGCAGGAAAGCAGGCTCAAAGCTG TAcaatgatgaggatgagagcaCTGCCATCACTCAAGGGGACAAGCTTCGTGCACTGAAGAGCAGGCGACAGGCCAGAGCATCCACTGGCTCCTTATC TCACTCCATAGCCAAAGCTAGAGCACCTCTTCTGCGATGA
- the cdc14b gene encoding dual specificity protein phosphatase CDC14B isoform X1 has protein sequence MKRKCERKRESGKRVCASKREEAEPTSDIYIGITDQLYFAILQQKVKSTPERHCFCIDDELSYENFYADFGPLNLAMFYRFSCKLNKKLKSFTLARKKIIFYSCGDKRKQANAAYLIGSYAVLHLEKTPEEAYSLLMSRNATYMSFRDASFGTCMYNLNILDCLRAVHKALRFGWLDFSNFDVEEYEHYERAENGDFNWIIPGKFLAFSGPHPKSKIENGYPLHAPEAYFPYFRKHNITTVIRLNKKMYDAKRFTDMGFEHHDLFFVDGSTPTDTIVSKFLHICENAKGAIAVHCKAGLGRTGTLIGCYLMKHFRLTAAEAIAWIRICRPGSVIGPQQNFVEEKQNGLWVEGDLFREKLSEQENGSNKMATVTGILSGVDDISINDCNKGRPSRKAGSKLYNDEDESTAITQGDKLRALKSRRQARASTGSLSLILQSSAQTAKPQKDVRKRSRTSLGGSNTVGSSFSHSRLARSLGNLNVMASEMDQANTDHVATTRITVQQWDCNCLSPTNHIINNSIHQHHGPQKPGPVPLSASTLCGAAVGLQPPSLHSQS, from the exons ATGAAACGCAAATGTGAAAGAAAGCGAGAGTCGGGGAAAAGAGTCTGTGCATCAAAGAGAGAAGAGGCGGAGCCGACCTCAGACATTTATATCGGCATAACAG ATCAACTCTATTTCGCTATTCTCCAGCAGAAAGTCAAAAGCACCCCCGAGAGGCACTGCTTTTGCATTGATGATGAGCTGTCTTATGAGAA CTTCTATGCAGACTTTGGCCCTCTGAACTTGGCTATGTTTTATCGCTTCTCCTGCAAGCTGAACAAAAAACTGAAG TCCTTCACACTTGCAAGGAAAAAGATAATTTTTTACTCCTGTGGAGACAAAAGGAAACAAGCCAATGCTGCCTATTTGATTGGCTCCTATGCA GTATTGCATCTTGAGAAAACACCTGAGGAGGCCTATAGCCTGTTGATGTCAAGAAATGCTACATATATGTCCTTCAG AGATGCCTCCTTTGGAACCTGCATGTACAATCTGAATATTCTTGACTGCCTACGAGCTGTACACAAG GCACTGCGGTTTGGATGGCTCGACTTCTCCAATTTTGATGTAGAGGAGTATGAACACTATGAG AGAGCAGAGAATGGGGACTTCAACTGGATTATTCCTGGGAAGTTTTTGGCTTTCAGTGGGCCCCATCCAAAGAGTAAAATTGAGAATG GCTATCCTCTACATGCACCTGAGGCCTACTTCCCATacttcaggaaacacaatatcACCACTGTAATCCGGCTCAACAAGAAGATGTATGATGCCAAGCGCTTCACCGATATGGGCTTTGAGCATCATGACCTGTTCTTTGTGGACGGCAGCACACCAACTGACACCATTGTAAGCAAGTTCCTACACATCTGCGAGAATGCGAAGGGAGCTATAGCTGTTCACTGTAAAG CGGGCCTTGGCCGGACAGGGACCCTGATTGGTTGCTACCTGATGAAGCACTTCAGACTGACAGCTGCTGAAGCCATTGCATGGATCCGGATCTGCAGGCCTGGCTCAGTCATTGGACCACAGCAGAATTTTGTGGAAGA GAAGCAAAATGGCTTGTGGGTAGAAGGCGACCTCTTCCGTGAGAAGCTGAGTGAGCAGGAGAATGGCTCAAATAAGATGGCTACCGTCACAGGAATCCTGTCTGGTGTGGACGACATCTCCATCAATGACTGCAACAAGGGCAGGCCGAGCAGGAAAGCAGGCTCAAAGCTG TAcaatgatgaggatgagagcaCTGCCATCACTCAAGGGGACAAGCTTCGTGCACTGAAGAGCAGGCGACAGGCCAGAGCATCCACTGGCTCCTTATC GTTAATTCTCCAGTCCAGTGCACAAACGGCAAAGCCCCAGAAGGACGTTAGGAAGAGAAGCAGGACATCCCTTGGAGGATCGAACACAGTTGGGAG CTCATTCTCACACTCAAGGCTAGCAAGGTCCTTAGGCAACCTGAACGTAATGGCCAGTGAAATGGATCAAGCCAACACTGACCATGTAGCCACCACTCGCATCACTGTTCAGCAATGGGACTGTAACTGCTTAAGCCCAACAAACCACATCATCAACAACAGCATCCACCAGCACCATGGCCCACAGAAGCCTGGTCCAGTCCCCCTCAGTGCCTCTACACTCTGTGGGGCTGCCGTGGGCTTACAGCCCCCA TCACTCCATAGCCAAAGCTAG
- the cdc14b gene encoding dual specificity protein phosphatase CDC14B isoform X3: MKRKCERKRESGKRVCASKREEAEPTSDIYIGITDQLYFAILQQKVKSTPERHCFCIDDELSYENFYADFGPLNLAMFYRFSCKLNKKLKSFTLARKKIIFYSCGDKRKQANAAYLIGSYAVLHLEKTPEEAYSLLMSRNATYMSFRDASFGTCMYNLNILDCLRAVHKALRFGWLDFSNFDVEEYEHYERAENGDFNWIIPGKFLAFSGPHPKSKIENGYPLHAPEAYFPYFRKHNITTVIRLNKKMYDAKRFTDMGFEHHDLFFVDGSTPTDTIVSKFLHICENAKGAIAVHCKAGLGRTGTLIGCYLMKHFRLTAAEAIAWIRICRPGSVIGPQQNFVEEKQNGLWVEGDLFREKLSEQENGSNKMATVTGILSGVDDISINDCNKGRPSRKAGSKLYNDEDESTAITQGDKLRALKSRRQARASTGSLSLILQSSAQTAKPQKDVRKRSRTSLGGSNTVGRRAESRRRKTQSSLQSVRFARPCHSIAKARAPLLR; the protein is encoded by the exons ATGAAACGCAAATGTGAAAGAAAGCGAGAGTCGGGGAAAAGAGTCTGTGCATCAAAGAGAGAAGAGGCGGAGCCGACCTCAGACATTTATATCGGCATAACAG ATCAACTCTATTTCGCTATTCTCCAGCAGAAAGTCAAAAGCACCCCCGAGAGGCACTGCTTTTGCATTGATGATGAGCTGTCTTATGAGAA CTTCTATGCAGACTTTGGCCCTCTGAACTTGGCTATGTTTTATCGCTTCTCCTGCAAGCTGAACAAAAAACTGAAG TCCTTCACACTTGCAAGGAAAAAGATAATTTTTTACTCCTGTGGAGACAAAAGGAAACAAGCCAATGCTGCCTATTTGATTGGCTCCTATGCA GTATTGCATCTTGAGAAAACACCTGAGGAGGCCTATAGCCTGTTGATGTCAAGAAATGCTACATATATGTCCTTCAG AGATGCCTCCTTTGGAACCTGCATGTACAATCTGAATATTCTTGACTGCCTACGAGCTGTACACAAG GCACTGCGGTTTGGATGGCTCGACTTCTCCAATTTTGATGTAGAGGAGTATGAACACTATGAG AGAGCAGAGAATGGGGACTTCAACTGGATTATTCCTGGGAAGTTTTTGGCTTTCAGTGGGCCCCATCCAAAGAGTAAAATTGAGAATG GCTATCCTCTACATGCACCTGAGGCCTACTTCCCATacttcaggaaacacaatatcACCACTGTAATCCGGCTCAACAAGAAGATGTATGATGCCAAGCGCTTCACCGATATGGGCTTTGAGCATCATGACCTGTTCTTTGTGGACGGCAGCACACCAACTGACACCATTGTAAGCAAGTTCCTACACATCTGCGAGAATGCGAAGGGAGCTATAGCTGTTCACTGTAAAG CGGGCCTTGGCCGGACAGGGACCCTGATTGGTTGCTACCTGATGAAGCACTTCAGACTGACAGCTGCTGAAGCCATTGCATGGATCCGGATCTGCAGGCCTGGCTCAGTCATTGGACCACAGCAGAATTTTGTGGAAGA GAAGCAAAATGGCTTGTGGGTAGAAGGCGACCTCTTCCGTGAGAAGCTGAGTGAGCAGGAGAATGGCTCAAATAAGATGGCTACCGTCACAGGAATCCTGTCTGGTGTGGACGACATCTCCATCAATGACTGCAACAAGGGCAGGCCGAGCAGGAAAGCAGGCTCAAAGCTG TAcaatgatgaggatgagagcaCTGCCATCACTCAAGGGGACAAGCTTCGTGCACTGAAGAGCAGGCGACAGGCCAGAGCATCCACTGGCTCCTTATC GTTAATTCTCCAGTCCAGTGCACAAACGGCAAAGCCCCAGAAGGACGTTAGGAAGAGAAGCAGGACATCCCTTGGAGGATCGAACACAGTTGGGAG ACGCGCTGAGTCCAGACGAAGGAAAACTCAATCCTCTTTACAGTCAGTGCGCTTTGCAAGACCCTG TCACTCCATAGCCAAAGCTAGAGCACCTCTTCTGCGATGA
- the cdc14b gene encoding dual specificity protein phosphatase CDC14B isoform X2, translating to MYSRMSNEGNEITNGIEVIKDQLYFAILQQKVKSTPERHCFCIDDELSYENFYADFGPLNLAMFYRFSCKLNKKLKSFTLARKKIIFYSCGDKRKQANAAYLIGSYAVLHLEKTPEEAYSLLMSRNATYMSFRDASFGTCMYNLNILDCLRAVHKALRFGWLDFSNFDVEEYEHYERAENGDFNWIIPGKFLAFSGPHPKSKIENGYPLHAPEAYFPYFRKHNITTVIRLNKKMYDAKRFTDMGFEHHDLFFVDGSTPTDTIVSKFLHICENAKGAIAVHCKAGLGRTGTLIGCYLMKHFRLTAAEAIAWIRICRPGSVIGPQQNFVEEKQNGLWVEGDLFREKLSEQENGSNKMATVTGILSGVDDISINDCNKGRPSRKAGSKLYNDEDESTAITQGDKLRALKSRRQARASTGSLSLILQSSAQTAKPQKDVRKRSRTSLGGSNTVGSSFSHSRLARSLGNLNVMASEMDQANTDHVATTRITVQQWDCNCLSPTNHIINNSIHQHHGPQKPGPVPLSASTLCGAAVGLQPPSLHSQS from the exons ATGTATTCAAGGATGTCTAACGAGGGAAATGAGATAACAAATGGCATTGAAGTTATTAAAG ATCAACTCTATTTCGCTATTCTCCAGCAGAAAGTCAAAAGCACCCCCGAGAGGCACTGCTTTTGCATTGATGATGAGCTGTCTTATGAGAA CTTCTATGCAGACTTTGGCCCTCTGAACTTGGCTATGTTTTATCGCTTCTCCTGCAAGCTGAACAAAAAACTGAAG TCCTTCACACTTGCAAGGAAAAAGATAATTTTTTACTCCTGTGGAGACAAAAGGAAACAAGCCAATGCTGCCTATTTGATTGGCTCCTATGCA GTATTGCATCTTGAGAAAACACCTGAGGAGGCCTATAGCCTGTTGATGTCAAGAAATGCTACATATATGTCCTTCAG AGATGCCTCCTTTGGAACCTGCATGTACAATCTGAATATTCTTGACTGCCTACGAGCTGTACACAAG GCACTGCGGTTTGGATGGCTCGACTTCTCCAATTTTGATGTAGAGGAGTATGAACACTATGAG AGAGCAGAGAATGGGGACTTCAACTGGATTATTCCTGGGAAGTTTTTGGCTTTCAGTGGGCCCCATCCAAAGAGTAAAATTGAGAATG GCTATCCTCTACATGCACCTGAGGCCTACTTCCCATacttcaggaaacacaatatcACCACTGTAATCCGGCTCAACAAGAAGATGTATGATGCCAAGCGCTTCACCGATATGGGCTTTGAGCATCATGACCTGTTCTTTGTGGACGGCAGCACACCAACTGACACCATTGTAAGCAAGTTCCTACACATCTGCGAGAATGCGAAGGGAGCTATAGCTGTTCACTGTAAAG CGGGCCTTGGCCGGACAGGGACCCTGATTGGTTGCTACCTGATGAAGCACTTCAGACTGACAGCTGCTGAAGCCATTGCATGGATCCGGATCTGCAGGCCTGGCTCAGTCATTGGACCACAGCAGAATTTTGTGGAAGA GAAGCAAAATGGCTTGTGGGTAGAAGGCGACCTCTTCCGTGAGAAGCTGAGTGAGCAGGAGAATGGCTCAAATAAGATGGCTACCGTCACAGGAATCCTGTCTGGTGTGGACGACATCTCCATCAATGACTGCAACAAGGGCAGGCCGAGCAGGAAAGCAGGCTCAAAGCTG TAcaatgatgaggatgagagcaCTGCCATCACTCAAGGGGACAAGCTTCGTGCACTGAAGAGCAGGCGACAGGCCAGAGCATCCACTGGCTCCTTATC GTTAATTCTCCAGTCCAGTGCACAAACGGCAAAGCCCCAGAAGGACGTTAGGAAGAGAAGCAGGACATCCCTTGGAGGATCGAACACAGTTGGGAG CTCATTCTCACACTCAAGGCTAGCAAGGTCCTTAGGCAACCTGAACGTAATGGCCAGTGAAATGGATCAAGCCAACACTGACCATGTAGCCACCACTCGCATCACTGTTCAGCAATGGGACTGTAACTGCTTAAGCCCAACAAACCACATCATCAACAACAGCATCCACCAGCACCATGGCCCACAGAAGCCTGGTCCAGTCCCCCTCAGTGCCTCTACACTCTGTGGGGCTGCCGTGGGCTTACAGCCCCCA TCACTCCATAGCCAAAGCTAG
- the cdc14b gene encoding dual specificity protein phosphatase CDC14B isoform X4 — MKRKCERKRESGKRVCASKREEAEPTSDIYIGITDQLYFAILQQKVKSTPERHCFCIDDELSYENFYADFGPLNLAMFYRFSCKLNKKLKSFTLARKKIIFYSCGDKRKQANAAYLIGSYAVLHLEKTPEEAYSLLMSRNATYMSFRDASFGTCMYNLNILDCLRAVHKALRFGWLDFSNFDVEEYEHYERAENGDFNWIIPGKFLAFSGPHPKSKIENGYPLHAPEAYFPYFRKHNITTVIRLNKKMYDAKRFTDMGFEHHDLFFVDGSTPTDTIVSKFLHICENAKGAIAVHCKAGLGRTGTLIGCYLMKHFRLTAAEAIAWIRICRPGSVIGPQQNFVEEKQNGLWVEGDLFREKLSEQENGSNKMATVTGILSGVDDISINDCNKGRPSRKAGSKLYNDEDESTAITQGDKLRALKSRRQARASTGSLSLILQSSAQTAKPQKDVRKRSRTSLGGSNTVGRRAESRRRKTQSSLHHSIAKARAPLLR, encoded by the exons ATGAAACGCAAATGTGAAAGAAAGCGAGAGTCGGGGAAAAGAGTCTGTGCATCAAAGAGAGAAGAGGCGGAGCCGACCTCAGACATTTATATCGGCATAACAG ATCAACTCTATTTCGCTATTCTCCAGCAGAAAGTCAAAAGCACCCCCGAGAGGCACTGCTTTTGCATTGATGATGAGCTGTCTTATGAGAA CTTCTATGCAGACTTTGGCCCTCTGAACTTGGCTATGTTTTATCGCTTCTCCTGCAAGCTGAACAAAAAACTGAAG TCCTTCACACTTGCAAGGAAAAAGATAATTTTTTACTCCTGTGGAGACAAAAGGAAACAAGCCAATGCTGCCTATTTGATTGGCTCCTATGCA GTATTGCATCTTGAGAAAACACCTGAGGAGGCCTATAGCCTGTTGATGTCAAGAAATGCTACATATATGTCCTTCAG AGATGCCTCCTTTGGAACCTGCATGTACAATCTGAATATTCTTGACTGCCTACGAGCTGTACACAAG GCACTGCGGTTTGGATGGCTCGACTTCTCCAATTTTGATGTAGAGGAGTATGAACACTATGAG AGAGCAGAGAATGGGGACTTCAACTGGATTATTCCTGGGAAGTTTTTGGCTTTCAGTGGGCCCCATCCAAAGAGTAAAATTGAGAATG GCTATCCTCTACATGCACCTGAGGCCTACTTCCCATacttcaggaaacacaatatcACCACTGTAATCCGGCTCAACAAGAAGATGTATGATGCCAAGCGCTTCACCGATATGGGCTTTGAGCATCATGACCTGTTCTTTGTGGACGGCAGCACACCAACTGACACCATTGTAAGCAAGTTCCTACACATCTGCGAGAATGCGAAGGGAGCTATAGCTGTTCACTGTAAAG CGGGCCTTGGCCGGACAGGGACCCTGATTGGTTGCTACCTGATGAAGCACTTCAGACTGACAGCTGCTGAAGCCATTGCATGGATCCGGATCTGCAGGCCTGGCTCAGTCATTGGACCACAGCAGAATTTTGTGGAAGA GAAGCAAAATGGCTTGTGGGTAGAAGGCGACCTCTTCCGTGAGAAGCTGAGTGAGCAGGAGAATGGCTCAAATAAGATGGCTACCGTCACAGGAATCCTGTCTGGTGTGGACGACATCTCCATCAATGACTGCAACAAGGGCAGGCCGAGCAGGAAAGCAGGCTCAAAGCTG TAcaatgatgaggatgagagcaCTGCCATCACTCAAGGGGACAAGCTTCGTGCACTGAAGAGCAGGCGACAGGCCAGAGCATCCACTGGCTCCTTATC GTTAATTCTCCAGTCCAGTGCACAAACGGCAAAGCCCCAGAAGGACGTTAGGAAGAGAAGCAGGACATCCCTTGGAGGATCGAACACAGTTGGGAG ACGCGCTGAGTCCAGACGAAGGAAAACTCAATCCTCTTTACA TCACTCCATAGCCAAAGCTAGAGCACCTCTTCTGCGATGA
- the cdc14b gene encoding dual specificity protein phosphatase CDC14B isoform X7 — translation MFYRFSCKLNKKLKSFTLARKKIIFYSCGDKRKQANAAYLIGSYAVLHLEKTPEEAYSLLMSRNATYMSFRDASFGTCMYNLNILDCLRAVHKALRFGWLDFSNFDVEEYEHYERAENGDFNWIIPGKFLAFSGPHPKSKIENGYPLHAPEAYFPYFRKHNITTVIRLNKKMYDAKRFTDMGFEHHDLFFVDGSTPTDTIVSKFLHICENAKGAIAVHCKAGLGRTGTLIGCYLMKHFRLTAAEAIAWIRICRPGSVIGPQQNFVEEKQNGLWVEGDLFREKLSEQENGSNKMATVTGILSGVDDISINDCNKGRPSRKAGSKLYNDEDESTAITQGDKLRALKSRRQARASTGSLSLILQSSAQTAKPQKDVRKRSRTSLGGSNTVGSSFSHSRLARSLGNLNVMASEMDQANTDHVATTRITVQQWDCNCLSPTNHIINNSIHQHHGPQKPGPVPLSASTLCGAAVGLQPPSLHSQS, via the exons ATGTTTTATCGCTTCTCCTGCAAGCTGAACAAAAAACTGAAG TCCTTCACACTTGCAAGGAAAAAGATAATTTTTTACTCCTGTGGAGACAAAAGGAAACAAGCCAATGCTGCCTATTTGATTGGCTCCTATGCA GTATTGCATCTTGAGAAAACACCTGAGGAGGCCTATAGCCTGTTGATGTCAAGAAATGCTACATATATGTCCTTCAG AGATGCCTCCTTTGGAACCTGCATGTACAATCTGAATATTCTTGACTGCCTACGAGCTGTACACAAG GCACTGCGGTTTGGATGGCTCGACTTCTCCAATTTTGATGTAGAGGAGTATGAACACTATGAG AGAGCAGAGAATGGGGACTTCAACTGGATTATTCCTGGGAAGTTTTTGGCTTTCAGTGGGCCCCATCCAAAGAGTAAAATTGAGAATG GCTATCCTCTACATGCACCTGAGGCCTACTTCCCATacttcaggaaacacaatatcACCACTGTAATCCGGCTCAACAAGAAGATGTATGATGCCAAGCGCTTCACCGATATGGGCTTTGAGCATCATGACCTGTTCTTTGTGGACGGCAGCACACCAACTGACACCATTGTAAGCAAGTTCCTACACATCTGCGAGAATGCGAAGGGAGCTATAGCTGTTCACTGTAAAG CGGGCCTTGGCCGGACAGGGACCCTGATTGGTTGCTACCTGATGAAGCACTTCAGACTGACAGCTGCTGAAGCCATTGCATGGATCCGGATCTGCAGGCCTGGCTCAGTCATTGGACCACAGCAGAATTTTGTGGAAGA GAAGCAAAATGGCTTGTGGGTAGAAGGCGACCTCTTCCGTGAGAAGCTGAGTGAGCAGGAGAATGGCTCAAATAAGATGGCTACCGTCACAGGAATCCTGTCTGGTGTGGACGACATCTCCATCAATGACTGCAACAAGGGCAGGCCGAGCAGGAAAGCAGGCTCAAAGCTG TAcaatgatgaggatgagagcaCTGCCATCACTCAAGGGGACAAGCTTCGTGCACTGAAGAGCAGGCGACAGGCCAGAGCATCCACTGGCTCCTTATC GTTAATTCTCCAGTCCAGTGCACAAACGGCAAAGCCCCAGAAGGACGTTAGGAAGAGAAGCAGGACATCCCTTGGAGGATCGAACACAGTTGGGAG CTCATTCTCACACTCAAGGCTAGCAAGGTCCTTAGGCAACCTGAACGTAATGGCCAGTGAAATGGATCAAGCCAACACTGACCATGTAGCCACCACTCGCATCACTGTTCAGCAATGGGACTGTAACTGCTTAAGCCCAACAAACCACATCATCAACAACAGCATCCACCAGCACCATGGCCCACAGAAGCCTGGTCCAGTCCCCCTCAGTGCCTCTACACTCTGTGGGGCTGCCGTGGGCTTACAGCCCCCA TCACTCCATAGCCAAAGCTAG